The DNA segment AGTCGGGCAACCTAGGCGCAACAGGGGTCGTAGGCGGTGGAATCCCTACGGCAGTAGGGGCAGCTTTGAGTGTTGCGCTGCGCAAAACTGGTCAAGTGGTGTTGTGCTTCTTTGGCGATGGCGCAGCGAATATGGGTATTTTCCACGAATCGCTGAACTTGGCAGCAATATGGAAGTTGCCCGTTGTGTTTGTCTGCGAGAACAACCAGTATGCCATGTCCATGCCGGTGGCGCGAGCCTTCCCCATCGAAAATATCGCTGAGCGGGCTGCAGCCTATGCCATGCCAGGCAAAGTAGTGGATGGCAATGATGTCCTTGCTGTCTACGCTGCAGTAGTGGAGGCAGTGGATAGAGCCCGCCATGGCCAGGGACCTTCGCTGGTTGAGTGCAAAACCTACCGCTGGAAAGGTCATTCCAAAAGCGATCAAGAGCGTTACCGTACACGCGAAGAAGTTGCGGCATGGAAGAAGAGAGACCCGATAGCACGCTTGGAAGCCTATTTGATCGAGCAAGGTGTCTTGACAACGGAGGAAGCGCAGCGGATTGCAAATGAGGCTCAGCAGTTGATCGAAGATGCGGTCGCATTTGCTGAGTCCAGTCCGGAGCCACGCGTCGAAGAAATCCATGAGGGAGTGTACGCCTGATGCGTGAAATCACCTATGCCGAAGCGATTCGTGAGGCACTACGTCAGGAAATGCAGCGAGACCCCAATGTTTTTCTCATGGGCGAGGACATTGGCATTTATGGAGGCGCATTCGGGGTGACTTTGGGACTTTTGGAAGAGTTTGGACCCGAGCGTGTCCGCGATACGCCTATCTCCGAAGGGGTAATTGCAGGTGCAGCCGCAGGTGCAGCCTTGACGGGCATGCGACCGGTCGCGGAAATCATGTTCATGGATTTCACAACCCTAGCCATGGAGCAGTTGGTCAATCAAGCGGCCAAGACACGCTATATGTTTGGCGGCAAAGCCAAGGTGCCGATGGTTTTGCGGACGCCGGCAGGATCAGGTACTGGCGCGGCCGCACAGCACTCCCAGAGCCTAGAAGCCTGGTTTGTACATGTCCCTGGGCTCAAGGTGGTGATGCCAAGTACTCCCTATGATGCCAAAGGCTTGCTCATTTCCTCCATCCGCGATGCCAATCCCGTGATATTAGTCGAGGAAAAACTCCTCTATCGTATGAAAGGGCCTGTGCCCGAAGAACCTTACACGGTGCCTTTGAGTGTGGCAGAAGTGAAACGCGAGGGACGTGACATCACCATAGTTGCTACAGGGGTAATGGTCATGCGTTCACTGGCAGCTGCTGAGAAACTGGCACTGGAGGGTATAGAAGTCGAAGTGGTCGATCCGCGCACCCTT comes from the Chloroflexota bacterium genome and includes:
- a CDS encoding thiamine pyrophosphate-dependent dehydrogenase E1 component subunit alpha yields the protein MEKRIELTKEQLLDMLSKMRTIRAFEEKADQLFALGKVHGTMHLSIGMEATAVGAIAALRPDDYITSTHRGHGHCIAKGGDVKLMMAEFLGKETGYCRGRGGSMHIADVESGNLGATGVVGGGIPTAVGAALSVALRKTGQVVLCFFGDGAANMGIFHESLNLAAIWKLPVVFVCENNQYAMSMPVARAFPIENIAERAAAYAMPGKVVDGNDVLAVYAAVVEAVDRARHGQGPSLVECKTYRWKGHSKSDQERYRTREEVAAWKKRDPIARLEAYLIEQGVLTTEEAQRIANEAQQLIEDAVAFAESSPEPRVEEIHEGVYA
- a CDS encoding alpha-ketoacid dehydrogenase subunit beta, whose product is MREITYAEAIREALRQEMQRDPNVFLMGEDIGIYGGAFGVTLGLLEEFGPERVRDTPISEGVIAGAAAGAALTGMRPVAEIMFMDFTTLAMEQLVNQAAKTRYMFGGKAKVPMVLRTPAGSGTGAAAQHSQSLEAWFVHVPGLKVVMPSTPYDAKGLLISSIRDANPVILVEEKLLYRMKGPVPEEPYTVPLSVAEVKREGRDITIVATGVMVMRSLAAAEKLALEGIEVEVVDPRTLKPYDAETITKSVIKTGRVLIVHEAYKTCGFGAEISAMISEGPAFMYLNAPIRRLAGLDIPIPYNRNLEYHTVPQVENIIAAARELMAYK